The following coding sequences lie in one Oncorhynchus gorbuscha isolate QuinsamMale2020 ecotype Even-year linkage group LG10, OgorEven_v1.0, whole genome shotgun sequence genomic window:
- the LOC124045699 gene encoding transcription factor-like 5 protein has translation MSMSVACKTINVSPACKTIHVSPALGQYNPDSVEVIMSQNGCVPNDQSQILGTELNLMEMTEVEYTHLQHIIQSHMEAQAAGPEGSGDARFNTTVFTVENSAPQPTYPAKSPPNTPPDAMSTSTDEQQYILGGLNQGGQVDIKEIKMVLVSDGNVIPGERTPTTCGEVPGSVLAKIRSAVDATQERGLEAYNNGSTQLLSRPNPPARVRLEKRFNCTPCDIPRQQDVQSAALSNFLTMLHQSNEAQEAAMHSQPQKWVRSDRGNPIELSYPYGSMFNPIAGARQGFGNVPHMLDPNKHQGLIIPKNFTFSYRQDKMPDKVPCANSPNPKEEKVWVKVEDDAVAKPAKRGRTRGTCAVKTSGVVTDSVEGRATGGAGAKKRGGPPVESSQRRERHNSKERDRRRRIRFCCDELNVLAPFCNHETDKATTLQWTTAFLKYVREVYGDSIKQEFQGTFCGKTGQRLKPSSASGQVMVRQETAEPSSTLQASEQ, from the exons ATGTCGATGTCCGTGGCATGTAAAACCATTAATGTGTCACCTGCTTGTAAAACCATTCATGTGTCACCTGCATTGGGGCAGTACAACCCAGATTCTGTCGAGGTGATCATGAGCCAAAACGGGTGTGTTCCAAATGATCAAAGCCAGATTTTGGGCACTGAGCTCAACCTGATGGAGATGACAGAAGTGGAGTACACCCACCTTCAGCACATAATCCAGTCACACATGGAGGCACAAGCGGCTGGTCCAGAGGGATCAGGAGATGCCCGGTTCAACACTACCGTATTCACCGTGGAAAACTCTGCACCCCAACCTACATACCCAGCCAAGTCTCCCCCGAACACTCCACCTGATGCTATGTCAACTTCAACTGATGAGCAGCAGTACATTCTCGGCGGCTTGAACCAGGGTGGACAGGTTGACATCAAGGAAATTAAAATGGTATTGGTCAGTGACGGGAACGTTATACCTGGAGAACGGACCCCCACCACTTGCGGTGAAGTCCCCGGCTCCGTGTTGGCTAAAATCAGGAGTGCAGTGGATGCGACCCAAGAACGTGGCTTGGAAGCATACAACAACGGTAGCACACAGCTATTGTCTAGGCCCAACCCACCCGCCCGAGTTCGCTTGGAGAAGAGGTTCAACTGCACCCCCTGTGACATCCCCAGACAACAGGATGTGCAATCAGCAGCTCTGAGCAA TTTTTTGACAATGCTTCATCAATCTAATGAGGCGCAAGAAGCAGCAATGCATTCACAACCACAGAAGTGGGTGAGGTCAGATCGGggcaaccctattgagctgtcaTACCCATATGGAAGCATGTTCAACCCCATCGCCGGCGCCCGTCAA GGATTTGGGAATGTCCCTCATATGCTTGACCCCAATAAGCATCAAGGGTTGATCATTCCAAAGAACTTCACATTCAGCTATCGGCAAGACAAGATGCCTGACAAAGTCCCATGCGCCAACAGCCCCAACCCAAAAGAGGAGAAAGTTTGGGTGAAGGTGGAAG ATGATGCTGTGGCGAAGCCTGCTAAACGCGGTAGGACCCGTGGAACGTGTGCTGTCAAGACCTCTGGCGTTGTCACAGACTCAGTGGAGGGAAGAGCAACTGGAGGAGCAGGCGCAAAAAAGAGAGGAGGGCCACCAGTGGAAAGTAGCCagcgcagagagagacacaacagcAAGGAGCGGGACCGCAG GAGGAGGATCCGCTTCTGCTGTGATGAGCTGAATGTGCTGGCGCCATTCTGTAACCACGAGACGGACAAAGCCACAACCCTGCAATGGACCACCGCTTTCCTCAAGTACGTCAGAGAGGTGTACGGGGACTCCATCAAACAG